The Microvirgula aerodenitrificans DSM 15089 genome has a segment encoding these proteins:
- a CDS encoding pseudouridine synthase, which yields MSKPKPSNQRTARQPAARTHRDQPKAPYSAPRGGNQKPFGRPEGEAGRGAPRQGGDRPAYGGSRDDDRRPSGPRGEGGFSRGPKPFGDRAPRQGGDRPAYGGPRQGGDRPAFGGPRDGGDRRPSGPRGEGGFSRGPKPFGDRAPRQGGDRPAYGGPRQGGDRPAFGGPRDGGDRRPSGPRGEGGFSRGPKPFGDRAPRQGSDRPAYGGPRGDGDFNRGPKPYGDRPPRQGGDRPAYGGPRDGGDRRPSGPRGDSDFNRGPKPYGDRPPRQGGDRPAYGGPRDGGDRRPSGPRSDSGFSRGPKPYGDRPPRQGGDRPAFGAPRDGGDRRPSGPRGDSDFNRGPKPYGDRPPRQGGDRPAFGAPRDGGDRRPSGPRSDSGFGRGPKPFGDRAPRQGGDRPAYGGPRDGGDRRPSGPRGDSDFSRGPKPYGDRPPRQGGDRPAYAGPRDGGDRRPSGPRGDSDFNRGPKPYGDRPPRQGGDRPAYAGPRDGGDRRPSGPRGDSDFNRGPKPYGDRPPRQGGDRPAYAGPRDGGDRRPSGPRDGGDRRPSGPKPFGGEGNAYRGPKAGNGGPAASRPGSYLPVLRAKKMPQRHLSGKLEQKMLKLRETRIDPNKGLHEMRLQKALALMGLGSRRDMDEMITQGRVSVNGEVAEPGTRVVPGDKVRVDGRQLAIRWPDRLPRVIVYHKQEGEIVTRDDPEGRVTVFERLPQTRSSKWVAVGRLDVNTSGLLIFTTSGELANRMTHPSFEVDREYAVRTLGALTPDQMKESTRDIELEDGPARFQFIREEDDKEESANHWYRVGLREGRNREVRRLFEHFGLTVSRLIRVRFGIVTLPSRLKRGQFYELNELEVAKLVQWAGLTLAGTSDDA from the coding sequence GCCGCGCCAGGGCGGAGATCGCCCGGCCTACGGCGGCTCGCGTGATGACGACCGTCGTCCGTCCGGCCCGCGTGGCGAGGGCGGCTTCAGCCGTGGCCCGAAGCCGTTTGGCGACCGTGCGCCGCGCCAGGGCGGGGATCGTCCGGCCTATGGTGGCCCGCGCCAGGGGGGAGACCGTCCGGCGTTCGGTGGCCCGCGTGACGGCGGTGACCGTCGTCCGTCCGGCCCGCGTGGCGAGGGCGGCTTCAGCCGTGGCCCGAAGCCGTTTGGCGACCGTGCGCCGCGCCAGGGCGGGGATCGTCCGGCCTATGGTGGCCCGCGCCAGGGGGGAGACCGTCCGGCGTTCGGTGGCCCGCGTGACGGCGGTGACCGTCGTCCGTCCGGCCCGCGTGGCGAGGGCGGCTTCAGCCGCGGCCCGAAGCCGTTTGGCGACCGCGCACCGCGTCAGGGCAGTGACCGCCCGGCCTATGGCGGCCCGCGCGGTGATGGTGATTTCAACCGTGGTCCGAAGCCGTATGGCGACCGTCCGCCGCGTCAGGGCGGTGACCGCCCGGCCTATGGTGGCCCGCGTGACGGCGGCGACCGCCGTCCGTCCGGCCCGCGTGGCGACAGTGATTTCAACCGGGGTCCGAAGCCGTATGGCGACCGTCCGCCGCGTCAGGGCGGTGACCGCCCGGCCTATGGTGGTCCGCGTGACGGCGGCGACCGTCGCCCGTCCGGCCCGCGCAGCGACAGCGGCTTCAGCCGTGGCCCGAAGCCGTATGGTGATCGTCCGCCGCGTCAGGGCGGCGACCGTCCGGCGTTCGGTGCTCCGCGTGACGGCGGCGACCGCCGTCCGTCCGGCCCGCGTGGCGACAGTGATTTCAACCGTGGTCCGAAGCCGTATGGCGATCGTCCGCCGCGTCAGGGCGGCGACCGTCCGGCGTTCGGTGCTCCGCGTGACGGCGGCGACCGCCGTCCGTCCGGCCCGCGCAGCGACAGCGGTTTCGGCCGTGGTCCGAAGCCGTTCGGTGACCGTGCACCGCGTCAGGGCGGGGATCGCCCGGCGTATGGTGGCCCGCGCGACGGCGGCGACCGCCGTCCGTCCGGCCCGCGTGGCGACAGTGATTTCAGCCGGGGTCCGAAGCCGTATGGCGATCGTCCGCCGCGTCAGGGCGGTGACCGCCCGGCCTATGCTGGTCCGCGTGATGGCGGCGACCGCCGTCCGTCCGGCCCGCGTGGCGACAGCGATTTCAACCGCGGTCCGAAGCCGTATGGCGACCGTCCGCCGCGTCAGGGCGGGGATCGCCCGGCCTATGCTGGCCCGCGTGACGGCGGCGACCGCCGTCCGTCCGGTCCACGTGGCGACAGTGATTTCAACCGCGGTCCGAAGCCGTATGGCGATCGTCCGCCGCGCCAGGGCGGCGACCGCCCGGCCTATGCTGGTCCGCGTGATGGCGGTGACCGCCGTCCGTCCGGCCCGCGCGACGGTGGCGACCGTCGCCCGTCCGGCCCGAAGCCGTTCGGTGGCGAAGGCAATGCCTATCGTGGCCCGAAGGCAGGCAATGGCGGACCGGCGGCAAGCCGCCCGGGCAGCTATCTGCCGGTGCTTCGTGCCAAGAAAATGCCGCAGCGCCATCTGTCGGGCAAGCTTGAGCAGAAAATGCTGAAGCTGCGCGAAACACGTATCGACCCGAACAAGGGGCTGCACGAAATGCGCCTGCAGAAGGCGCTGGCACTGATGGGGCTGGGCTCGCGTCGCGACATGGACGAGATGATCACCCAGGGCCGCGTCAGCGTGAATGGCGAAGTGGCCGAACCGGGCACGCGCGTCGTGCCGGGTGACAAGGTGCGCGTCGATGGTCGCCAACTGGCCATCCGCTGGCCGGACCGCCTGCCGCGCGTCATTGTCTACCACAAGCAGGAAGGCGAAATCGTCACCCGTGACGACCCGGAAGGCCGGGTCACGGTGTTCGAGCGTCTGCCGCAGACGCGCTCCAGCAAGTGGGTCGCCGTTGGCCGCCTCGACGTCAACACTTCCGGGCTGCTGATTTTCACCACCTCGGGTGAGCTGGCGAACCGGATGACGCACCCGAGCTTTGAAGTCGATCGTGAATACGCCGTGCGCACACTGGGCGCGCTGACGCCGGATCAGATGAAGGAATCGACCCGGGACATCGAACTCGAGGACGGACCGGCGCGCTTCCAGTTCATCCGCGAGGAAGACGACAAGGAAGAAAGTGCGAACCACTGGTACCGTGTCGGCCTGCGCGAAGGGCGCAATCGTGAAGTCCGTCGTCTGTTCGAACACTTCGGCCTGACCGTCAGCCGCCTGATTCGTGTCCGCTTCGGCATCGTCACGCTGCCGTCGCGGCTCAAGCGCGGGCAGTTCTACGAACTCAATGAACTGGAAGTCGCCAAGCTGGTGCAGTGGGCCGGCCTGACGCTGGCCGGAACCAGCGACGACGCCTGA